The following proteins are encoded in a genomic region of Sulfoacidibacillus ferrooxidans:
- a CDS encoding aspartate/glutamate racemase family protein: protein MKRIGIIGGLSAESTTHFYGALTKLYVEQHNDTDYPEIVLFSVRFQTFMNWSKAGEWDKFTNGLLNGLQALRASGADFAVIAANLPHVVFDEVEHESPLPLLHIADAVSASAHQRGFRRVALIGTLPTMNASFYHDRLKPFGIECMTPSVEHQMMIQEILDTELFRGIMTTEAEQKFIHIIDSMKEQGSDAVILGCTEIPMLISDTNSPLPVLDSTMLFVKKTLETALFG from the coding sequence ATGAAGAGAATTGGAATTATCGGCGGGCTAAGTGCTGAGTCAACGACTCATTTTTATGGTGCATTAACTAAATTATATGTAGAGCAACATAATGACACCGATTATCCAGAAATTGTACTGTTTAGCGTTCGGTTTCAAACATTTATGAACTGGTCAAAAGCTGGGGAATGGGATAAATTTACCAATGGATTGCTGAATGGATTACAAGCATTACGAGCATCTGGAGCTGATTTTGCCGTTATTGCAGCAAATTTACCCCATGTTGTGTTTGATGAAGTTGAACACGAATCCCCGTTACCGTTATTACACATTGCGGATGCTGTTTCAGCGAGCGCACATCAACGTGGATTTCGACGCGTTGCATTGATTGGTACACTTCCAACAATGAATGCTAGTTTCTATCACGACCGATTGAAACCTTTTGGGATCGAATGTATGACACCTTCAGTGGAGCATCAAATGATGATTCAGGAGATTCTTGATACTGAATTATTTCGCGGTATCATGACTACGGAAGCAGAACAGAAATTCATCCATATAATTGATTCGATGAAAGAGCAAGGCTCTGACGCGGTGATTCTGGGTTGCACGGAAATTCCAATGCTTATTTCTGATACAAACAGTCCTTTACCTGTGCTTGATTCAACGATGTTATTCGTCAAAAAAACGCTTGAAACAGCTTTATTTGGTTGA